In the genome of Actinomadura graeca, one region contains:
- a CDS encoding magnesium and cobalt transport protein CorA, giving the protein MAMTRVLPSRALFKTRGRPTGVPVQSRDSAVIDWAAYIDGHRASTATVEDAVRLIRDGRLTPHGDSAGFVWVGLHEPSATELTELAEVFGLHPLAVEDAIHAHQRPKLERYDDVHFVVMKTVGYVASGPGGSEVVETGEIMIFCGPDFVVTVRHGAHGELGSVRERLEDDPARLAKGPAAVLHAVADRVVDGYVCVADAVQEDIDEVEEAVFSPERTDESRRIYRLKREVIQLKRAVGPLAGPLRNLSGRRFVPAEIKEYLRDVEDHLTRVREQVESYDELLNPILQAHMTQVTVADNQDMRRISAWGALFMVPTAIAGVYGMNFDFMPETEWRYGYPMILGFITLACLSLYRGFRRNGWL; this is encoded by the coding sequence ATGGCCATGACACGAGTCCTCCCCAGCCGCGCGTTGTTCAAGACGCGCGGAAGGCCCACCGGCGTGCCGGTGCAGAGCCGCGACTCCGCCGTCATCGACTGGGCCGCCTACATCGACGGCCACCGCGCGTCCACGGCCACCGTCGAGGACGCCGTCCGCCTCATCCGCGACGGCCGCCTCACCCCCCACGGCGACAGCGCCGGGTTCGTCTGGGTCGGCCTGCACGAGCCGTCCGCGACCGAGCTCACCGAGCTGGCCGAGGTCTTCGGCCTCCACCCGCTCGCCGTCGAGGACGCCATCCACGCCCACCAGCGCCCCAAGCTCGAACGCTACGACGACGTCCACTTCGTCGTGATGAAGACCGTCGGCTACGTCGCCAGCGGCCCCGGCGGCTCCGAGGTCGTCGAGACCGGCGAGATCATGATCTTCTGCGGCCCCGACTTCGTCGTCACCGTCCGCCACGGCGCCCACGGCGAGCTCGGCTCCGTCCGCGAACGCCTCGAAGACGACCCCGCCCGCCTCGCGAAGGGCCCCGCCGCCGTCCTGCACGCCGTCGCCGACCGCGTCGTCGACGGCTACGTCTGCGTCGCCGACGCCGTCCAGGAGGACATCGACGAGGTCGAGGAGGCCGTCTTCTCCCCCGAGCGCACCGACGAGTCCCGCCGCATCTACCGCCTCAAGCGTGAGGTCATCCAGCTCAAGCGCGCCGTCGGCCCCCTCGCCGGCCCCCTCCGCAACCTCTCCGGCCGCCGCTTCGTCCCCGCCGAGATCAAGGAATACCTCCGCGACGTCGAAGACCACCTCACTCGCGTCCGCGAGCAGGTCGAGTCCTACGACGAGCTCCTCAACCCCATCCTCCAGGCCCATATGACCCAGGTGACCGTCGCCGACAACCAGGACATGCGCCGCATCTCCGCCTGGGGCGCCCTCTTCATGGTCCCCACCGCCATAGCCGGCGTCTACGGCATGAACTTCGACTTCATGCCCGAAACCGAATGGCGCTACGGCTACCCCATGATCCTCGGCTTCATCACCCTCGCCTGCCTCTCCCTCTACAGAGGCTTCCGCCGCAACGGCTGGCTCTGA
- the purD gene encoding phosphoribosylamine--glycine ligase: protein MRVLLLGSGGREHALARALHRDPAVTALHCAPGNPGTAEIAANHQLDPTDPTAVRELAGRLGIELVVVGPEAVLVEGVGDAVRAAGIPCFGPDRAAARIEGSKAFAKEVMADAGVPTAEARVCETASQAEEALDAFGPPYVVKDDGLAAGKGVVVTDDREAAAEHAASCERVVIEEFLDGPEVSLFALCDGQHAVPLLPAQDFKRAYDGGEGPNTGGMGAYTPLPWAPPGLVDEAMSTVVQPVVDELRRRETPYVGVLYAGLALTSRGVRVIEFNARFGDPEVQVVLDRLATPLGTLLQSCAIGGLDPAFRPEWRPGAAVTVVVAAEGYPAAPVKGDEITGLDEADAVEGAYVLHAGTARDAEGRLVSGGGRVLDVVGSGPDLAAARAAAYEAVARIGLRGAHHRTDIALGATP from the coding sequence GTGCGAGTACTCCTCCTTGGTTCGGGTGGCCGCGAGCATGCGCTCGCCCGCGCCCTGCATCGCGACCCTGCCGTCACCGCCCTCCACTGCGCCCCGGGCAACCCGGGCACTGCCGAGATCGCGGCGAACCACCAGCTCGATCCCACCGATCCGACGGCGGTGAGGGAGCTGGCCGGGCGGCTCGGGATCGAGCTGGTCGTGGTGGGGCCGGAGGCGGTGCTCGTGGAGGGGGTCGGCGACGCGGTCCGCGCGGCCGGGATCCCCTGCTTCGGGCCGGACCGGGCCGCGGCCCGCATCGAGGGGTCGAAGGCGTTCGCCAAGGAGGTCATGGCGGACGCGGGCGTCCCGACGGCCGAGGCGCGCGTGTGCGAGACGGCCTCGCAGGCGGAGGAGGCGCTGGACGCGTTCGGGCCGCCCTACGTCGTGAAGGACGACGGGCTGGCGGCGGGGAAGGGCGTCGTCGTCACCGATGACCGCGAGGCCGCGGCCGAGCACGCGGCCTCCTGCGAGCGGGTCGTCATCGAGGAGTTCCTGGACGGCCCCGAGGTGTCGCTGTTCGCGTTGTGCGACGGCCAGCACGCCGTCCCGCTGCTGCCCGCCCAGGACTTCAAGCGGGCCTACGACGGCGGCGAGGGGCCCAACACGGGCGGGATGGGCGCCTACACGCCGCTGCCGTGGGCGCCGCCGGGTCTCGTGGACGAGGCGATGTCCACCGTCGTGCAGCCCGTGGTCGACGAGCTGCGCCGCCGCGAGACCCCGTACGTCGGGGTGCTGTACGCGGGGCTGGCGCTGACGTCACGGGGCGTCCGGGTGATCGAGTTCAACGCCCGGTTCGGCGACCCGGAGGTGCAGGTCGTCCTGGACAGGCTCGCGACGCCCCTCGGGACGCTCCTCCAGTCCTGCGCGATCGGGGGGCTCGATCCGGCGTTCCGGCCGGAGTGGCGTCCGGGCGCCGCCGTCACCGTGGTCGTGGCCGCGGAGGGGTATCCGGCCGCGCCGGTGAAGGGCGATGAGATCACGGGCCTCGACGAGGCGGACGCGGTGGAGGGCGCCTACGTGCTGCACGCGGGCACGGCGCGCGACGCGGAGGGGCGGCTCGTGTCAGGCGGGGGACGCGTCCTCGACGTGGTGGGCTCGGGCCCGGATCTGGCGGCCGCGCGCGCCGCCGCCTACGAGGCCGTCGCGAGGATCGGCCTGCGGGGTGCCCATCACCGCACTGACATCGCGCTGGGCGCGACACCGTAA